DNA from Alnus glutinosa chromosome 2, dhAlnGlut1.1, whole genome shotgun sequence:
TGAGATCGATCATCGAGCAGATCGACGATACAAGTTAATTAGAGAAAACTTATGGTTTGCGATTAATTAGTATATCAATTGCGTAAAGGATCGATCGATGATGAAAGCCATGTTCTCACTCCTCCAAGAAAACGAAGGCCATGTGCTCTCTCACATGTCACACCAAACCAACCGTACCATATATCAGGACATAAGAGATCACATCACGTCCTAttacaatcttcaaaacaaaaaatataattaaccaCCTTTTACAAGTGTATCTAAAAAGGGAAGATAACAGTTAAGAAAGATCTTAACCAGCTTGACAAAGTTGACAAAACGCAAAACAAACAATGCAATGGACACGCCGGTTATAGCGCTCCATCATCATGATCATGTCCTCGTGAAGTCCCCACATGGAGATTTAATCCCACCCCCATTTTTCTCGCCTCAAAGCCCGCCAGTCTACTCCTAATTGTATGCATGATTGCATTTGGTCATCCCCGGCCACGATCCCCTTTATATATAAACAACCCTTCATCATCACTTCCACAACATCCATCTCCTTGTGCTTCGTGAGAGAGAGGTATTTTATTTGGATTAGATATGGAAGGACGTTCGTACACCTCCCTCTTGTTGCTGTTCTCTCTGCTTCTTTTACTCACATTCTCTACTATTGCTGAGGTATAAGAGGCTCTACTTtactctctttttgtttttttttcttttaataactGGGATATCTAGGGCTTCATCCCGACTAGATCCCCGAGACGTACACCGTGCAAATTAAGCGCTCTTTCCACAAGCGCGGGTTGGGTAAAGCTCGACTTTTCGAGAACCTTATACCCAATGCTTCATGTGAATCTATGTGAATCTGACTTAACTTCTCTCTGTCTTTAATTCTTGGAACAGGCTTCTAGTAGTGGAAAGCTTCGTCCTTCAGGTACATAATTTGTGTGCACAATATTTTTTTGCTCATAATTGTGATCAAGAGCATGATTTATATGTGCTGGCTCCATTTTCATGTTAAGAAATTTGGTGATATGATGAatgtggcatatatatatatatgcatacagATTGCAAACCAAAGTGTACCTATCGTTGCTCGGCGACATCTCACAAGAAGCCATGCATGTTCTTCTGCCTAAAGTGTTGCTCCAAGTGTCTGTGTGTTCCTCCTGGCACTTACGGCAACAAGCAAGTGTGCCCTTGCTACAACAACTGGAAGACCCAGCAAGGAGGACCCAAATGCCCTTAAAACTATATATTCTTTCCACATTTGTAATAAGCCAGCTGCAATCCATGTTATGCTACTGTGTAGCATTAATGGCAGCAATTTAATTTCATAAGAGACAGTATATATATGCTTCTCTATTCGCAGTTTTCCTTAAGCCCCACATGATCAATCTACTTGTTCCCTTCATCCCTTGTGAAGGGATAGTACTTCTATATATGCCATGTTTTTTAGGTTGCGTTGCGGACGTACACTTcgatcaaatatatatatatatatatatatatatatatatatatatatatatatatatatatatatattacttataTTGATTTTTGATTTCGCATTATAAAAATCTAGCTGATAATTAATGCGTAATAATTAATAATtcgtaaaataattaagagaaattgaaTTTATAAATCCTACCTTTAAAATGTCTTTAGTCAGttccatatatatttttatgccaTCAATTACAAGCTGGCCATTCGAGAGAGGCCAGGACAAAAGTTTCCGACAAATTGagtaataggaaaaaaaatttctacataTTAATCAATAATAGTACGTgcttctcatatttttttttttaacggtattaataaaaaaaaataaaatatgtacttctcacatattCAAGATATACATGAcacttttaagttttaaaaaatggattaaaattatttttctataatcaaatttgtagaaattttatgtggtttgagaaattgttctttttaatggattggttgaaacttgaaagggtGGTTTATataacttcacttaagggtactttTCACCATTTTTTAGAGAAGATACATGAATTTCAAATCGCCTCAATTAGGAgtcatccgttaagatttttcgttaaatcttatcaaaattctcaaaatacccatgtgtttatttttttttttcagaaaataaaatttttcaaagattcatgtgtgggtatttttgtaaatttcgttaaattctaaccaattctta
Protein-coding regions in this window:
- the LOC133859390 gene encoding protein RSI-1-like; translated protein: MEGRSYTSLLLLFSLLLLLTFSTIAEASSSGKLRPSDCKPKCTYRCSATSHKKPCMFFCLKCCSKCLCVPPGTYGNKQVCPCYNNWKTQQGGPKCP